The following coding sequences lie in one Trichoderma breve strain T069 chromosome 1, whole genome shotgun sequence genomic window:
- a CDS encoding major facilitator superfamily domain-containing protein, with translation MADIIRDAAIGQLIRWVTRKRYLKYPEERDDFVLPEPWVQLMNGVPLTSHNTSTSDASTAAEGKETGGILRTPSNGSTRRDASPPPSRAPKDEEAPTEPRTRHSEDHHDHHGGSHEHVQHSDLGDMTARRLREDEEHELEKVKSIPIVPQTTKDGAILVDWYYTDDPDNPYNWSRSKRLGINVLICLYTFVVYTTSAIYTTSEGGIMQRFGVSEIKATLGLSIYVLGYGIGPLIFSPLSEIPLIGRNPVYIVTMFLFVIISIPTAFAPNYPGLMVLRFLQGFFGSPCLASGGASLGDMYSLMALPYAMMSWVAAAYCGPALGPLLSGFAVPAESWRWSLFESLWASAPVFVCMFLFLPETSSANILLRRARRLRKLTGNERFMSQSEIDQHNLHPGQIFLDALIKPLEITMKDPAVLFVQVYTAIIYGIYYSFFEVFPLVYPVFYGMNLGQVGLVFLCILVSCIIGVAVYTAYLYYWMNPRIEKFGWPVQEDRLIPALPASVGPTIGLFLFAWTARASIHWIVPTIGITIYGATVFIVMQAIFVYIPLSYPKYAASLFAANDFFRSALACGSVLFAHPLFHNLGVARGTSLLGGLSVIGIIGIWLLYFYGAALRKLSKFAESGEADEEPITQEKN, from the exons ATGGCGGACATCATTCGCGACGCCGCCATTGGGCAGCTCATTCGCTGGGTTACAAGAAAACGATATCTCAAGTACcctgaagaaagagatgatTTCGTTCTCCCAGAGCCCTGGGTCCAACTCATGAACGGCGTTCCCCTCACATCTCACAACACATCTACATCAGATGCCTCCACAGCCGCCGAGGGCAAAGAGACGGGCGGCATCCTACGCACCCCGTCAAACGGCAGCACTCGCCGAGATGCATCTCCGCCCCCGTCTCGGGCCcccaaggatgaggaggcGCCTACAGAACCCCGAACACGGCATTCAGAGGACCACCACGACCACCACGGTGGTTCACACGAGCACGTACAGCACTCAGATCTGGGCGACATGACAGCAAGGAGACTTCgtgaggatgaagagcacgagctggaaaaggtcaagtCTATTCCCATCGTGCCTCAGACGACAAAGGACGgcgccatcctcgtcgaCTGGTATTACACAGACGACCCCGACAACCCGTACAActggagcagaagcaagcgTCTCGGCATCAACGTCCTCATCTGTCTATACACTTTCGTCGTCTACACCACTTCGGCCATCTACACTACCTCCGAGGGTGGTATTATGCAGCGCTTTGGCGTCagcgagatcaaggccacGCTGGGTCTGTCCATCTACGTCCTGGGTTACGGCATCGGTCcgctcatcttctccccGCTCAGTGAGATCCCGCTGATCGGACGTAACCCCGTCTACATCGTCACCATGTTCCTgttcgtcatcatctccatcccgaCGGCCTTTGCGCCAAACTACCCTGGCCTCATGGTCCTGCGTTTCCTGCAAGGCTTCTTCGGATCGCCGTGTTTGGCTTCTGGCGGTGCTTCCCTCGGTGACATGTATAGCCTGATGGCTCTGCCCTATGCCATGATGTCCTGGGTCGCTGCAGCCTACTGTGGAC CTGCTCTGGgtcctctcctctctggTTTCGCCGTCCCCGCGGAGTCCTGGCGCTGGTCCCTCTTCGAGTCCCTCTGGGCCTCCGCTCCCGTCTTCGTCTGCATGTTCCTCTTCCTTCCCGAGACCAGCAGCGCAAACATCCTGCTCCGCCGCGCCCGTCGCCTGCGCAAGCTCACCGGCAACGAGCGCTTCATGTCCCAGAGCGAGATTGACCAGCACAACCTGCACCCCGGCCAAATCTTCCTCGACGCCCTGATCAAGCCCCTTGAGATTACCATGAAGGATCCCGCCGTTTTGTTCGTCCAGGTGTACACCGCCATCATCTACGGCATCTACTATTCAT TCTTCGAGGTCTTCCCCCTCGTCTACCCCGTCTTCTACGGCATGAACCTCGGCCAAgtcggcctcgtcttcctctgcaTCCTCGTCTCCTGCATCATCGGCGTCGCAGTCTACACCGCCTACCTCTACTACTGGATGAACCCCCGCATCGAGAAATTCGGCTGGCCCGTCCAGGAAGACCGGCTCATCCCGGCCCTGCCCGCCTCCGTCGGCCCCACCAtcggcctcttcctcttcgcaTGGACCGCCCGCGCCTCCATCCACTGGATTGTGCCCACCATCGGCATCACAATCTACGGCGCCACCGTCTTCATTGTCATGCAGGCCATCTTCGTCTACATCCCGCTCAGTTATCCCAAGTACGCTGCTAGTCTGTTCGCTGCAAACGACTTCTTCCGAAGCGCGCTTGCTTGCGGTAGTGTCTTGTTCGCGCACCCGCTGTTTCATAATCTCGGCGTTGCAAGGGGCACGAGTCTCCTTGGAGGTCTGAGTGTTATTGGCATCATCGGTATTTGGCTGCTGTACTTTTACGGTGCAGCACTTCGCAAGCTTAGCAAGTTTGCTGAGTCTGGAGAGGCTGATGAGGAGCCTATTACTCAGGAGAAGAATTAG
- a CDS encoding LSM domain-containing protein, translated as MLPLGLLNAAQGHPMLVELKNGETLNGHLVMCDTWMNLTLKEVVQTSPEGDKFMRLPEVYVKGNNIKYLRVPDEIIDQVTEQQKGQQGGFRGGRGGHGHQSRGDHGGRGGGDRGRGGRGGGRGGRGRGRGQ; from the exons ATG CTCCCTCTCGGATTGCTCAACGCCGCCCAAGGCCACCCCATGCTGGTCGAACTCAAGAACGGAGAGACTCTCAATGGACACCTGGTCATGTGCGATACATGGATGAACCTCACCTTGAAAGAGGTTGTGCAGACAAGCCCG GAAGGAGATAAATTCATGCGCCTCCCAGAAGTCTACGTCAAGGGAAACAAT ATCAAATACCTCCGCGTCCCCGACGAAATCATCGACCAGGTCACCGAGCAGCAGAAGGGCCAGCAAGGAGGCTTCCGTGGCGGTCGTGgcggccacggccaccagTCAAGAGGCGATCACGGCGGCCGAGGAGGCGGCGACAGGGGACGAGGAGGTCGTGGtggaggcagaggaggccGTGGAAGGGGGCGTGGCCAGTAG
- a CDS encoding 4'-phosphopantetheinyl transferase superfamily domain-containing protein: MRPEVEQELAHTLLVELLAYQFASPVRWIETQDVFLAERTAERIVEVGPADTLGVMAKRTLASKYEAYDAAKSVQRQILCYNKDAKEIYYDVDPVEEEPEPVASSSAAPSSQPAAASAPAAAAPVAAAPAAGAGPAAQVPDVPVQAVEIVHTLVAQKLKKSLADVPLSKAIKDLVGGKSTLQNEILGDLGKEFGSTPEKPEDTPLDELAASMQATFDGNLGKHTVSLIARLISSKMPGGFNITVARKYLETRWGLGPGRQDGALLLALTMEPAARLGNDGEAKGFLDGIVQKYAASAGISLTSAAASGGSEGGAGGMMMDPAAIDALTKDQRALFKQQLELFARYLKMDLRAGDKAHIDSQKSEKVLQAQLDLWTAEHGDFYASGIEPVFSPLKARSYDSSWNWARQDALTMFYDIIFGRLKTVDREIVSQCIRIMNKSNPKLLEFMQYHIDNCPTERGETYQLAKELGQQLIENCKDVLNLSPVYKDVAVPTGPRTTVDARGNLNYEEIPRASCRKLEHYVQQMAEGGKISEYGNRTKVQNDLQRIYKLIKQQHKISKTSQLEIKSLYGDVLRSLAMNESQILPKENGKGRKPGLKGTNPNKGRVETIPFLHLKRKTLHGWDYSKKLTAVYLNCLEEAAKDGVTFQDKHVLMTGAGAGSIGAEVLQGLISGGAKVVVTTSRFSRQVTEYYQSMYSRFGSRGSQIVVVPFNQGSKQDVEALVNYIYDAKTGLGWDLDFIVPFAAIPENGRQIDSIDSKSELAHRIMLTNLIRMLGCVKTQKAERGFETRPAQVVLPLSPNHGTFGNDGLYSESKLALETLFNRWHSEDWGHYLTICGAVIGWTRGTGLMSGNNVVAEGVEAFGVRTFSQQEMAFNLLGLMSATIVDLCQSEPVFADLNGGLQFIPNLNESMTKLRKDIMETSEIRRAVTKESAIENTIVNGADSEVLYKKKTIEPRANIKCDFPHLPDWKTEVAPLNDQLKGMVDLEKVIVVTGFAEVGPWGNSRTRWEMEAYGEFSLEGCIEMAWIMGLIKNHNGPLKGKPYAGWVDAKTGEPVDDKDVKQKYEKHILEHSGIRLIEPELFDGYDPNKKQLLHEVVIQEDLEPFEASKETAEEFRREHGDKVEIFEIPESGEYIVRVKKGASLWIPKALRFDRLVAGQIPTGWDPKRYGVPEDIISQVDPVTLFLLVSTAEALLSSGITDPYEFYKYVHVSEVGNIVGSGMGGAAALRGMHKARFLDKPLQNDILQESFINTMAAWVNMLLLSSSGPIKTPVGACATAIESVDIGVETILEGKARICLVGGFDDFGEEGSYEFANMKATSNSVDEFAHGRTPGEMSRPTTTTRNGFMESQGCGVQVIMTAQLALDMGVPIHGILAFTTTASDKIGRSVPAPGKGVLTSAREHAGKFPSPLLDINYRRRQIERRKKLIKQWEESELEFLHDEVDAMKAQGGKFDEKEYAQDRMLHIQKEAARQTKELLRSMGNNFWKSDPSIAPLRGALATWGLTIDDVKVASFHGTSTGANDKNESAAICQQLRHLGRSEGNAIMGVFQKFLTGHPKGAAGAWMLNGGLQILNSGLVPGNRNADNIDPIMEQYDLIVYPSRSIQTDGVKAFSLTSFGFGQKGAQAVGVHPKYLFATLDEKTYDAYRVKVEARQKKAYRYFHNGMISNTLFVSKANAPYSDDQLSAVLLNPDARVSEDKKTAELKYAANFMKQSEKITPATTVKETQQVIEALAHKVTSKNSNVGVDVEDIPSFNIDNDTFIERNFTAEEVAYCKTAPSPQSSFAGRWSAKEAVFKALGVASKGAGAALKDIEILKDDTGAPVVTLHGEAAAAAKQAGVKEVSVSISHADKQAVAVAVAHF, translated from the exons atgCGTCCCGAAGTCGAGCAAGAGCTCGCCCACACGCTCCTCGTCGAGCTTCTGGCATACCAGTTCGCCTCTCCCGTGAGGTGGATTGAGACCCAGGATGTCTTCCTGGCAGAGAGAACAGCCGAGCGCATCGTCGAAGTCGGCCCCGCAGATACCCTTGGAGTCATGGCAAAGCGCACACTGGCATCCAAGTATGAGGCCTACGACGCCGCCAAGTCGGTTCAGCGACAGATCCTCTGCTacaacaaagacgccaaggAGATCTACTATGATGTAGACCCCGTTGAGGAAGAGCCCGAGCCTGTTGCCAGCTCATCCGCTGCTCCCTCAAGTCAACCCGCTGCTGCCAGCGCtcctgcggctgctgcgccAGTTGCTGCCGCTCCCGCAGCCGGCGCTGGACCTGCAGCTCAGGTTCCCGATGTGCCTGTCCAGGCTGTCGAGATTGTGCACACCTTGGTTGCacagaagctcaagaagtCTCTAGCTGATGTGCCCCTTagcaaggccatcaaggatCTGGTTGGAG GCAAATCCACTCTCCAAAATGAGATTCTCGGTGATCTTGGAAAAGAATTCGGCTCAACGCCTGAGAAGCCCGAAGATACGCCTCTCGACGAGCTCGCCGCCTCTATGCAGGCTACCTTCGATGGCAACCTTGGCAAGCACACAGTATCCCTCATCGCCAGgctcatctcctccaagaTGCCTGGTGGCTTCAACATCACAGTGGCCAGGAAATATCTGGAAACAAGATGGGGTCTCGGTCCCGGTAGGCAAGACGGAgcattgctgctggccttgACCATGGAGCCTGCTGCCCGTCTAGGAAACGACGGTGAGGCCAAGGGATTCCTCGACGGAATCGTCCAGAAATACGCCGCGAGCGCCGGTATCAGCTTGACATCTGCAGCTGCCTCCGGTGGCTCTGAAGGAGGTGCGGGaggcatgatgatggatcCCGCCGCCATTGATGCTCTCACCAAGGACCAGCGCGCCCTGTTCAAGCAGCAGTTGGAGCTCTTTGCCAGATACCTCAAGATGGACCTCCGGGCCGGCGACAAGGCGCACATTGACTCCCAGAAATCAGAAAAGGTCCTCCAAGCTCAGCTGGATCTGTGGACCGCCGAGCACGGCGATTTCTACGCTTCTGGTATCGAGCCTGTCTTTAGCCCGCTCAAGGCTAGATCCTACGACTCCTCCTGGAACTGGGCTCGTCAGGATGCGCTCACCATGTTCTacgacatcatcttcggcaGACTCAAGACCGTCGACCGTGAAATTGTCAGCCAGTGCATTCGCATCATGAACAAGTCAAATCCCAAGCTCCTCGAGTTTATGCAGTACCACATTGACAACTGTCCTACTGAGCGCGGTGAGACCtaccagctggccaaggaacTTGGTCAGCAGCTCATTGAGAACTGCAAGGACGTCCTGAACCTTTCTCCCGTCTACAAGGACGTTGCTGTCCCCACTGGTCCTCGCACCACCGTGGACGCTCGTGGCAACCTCAACTACGAAGAGATTCCCCGCGCCAGCTGCAGAAAGCTCGAGCACTACGTTCAGCAGATGGCTGAGGGTGGAAAGATTTCCGAGTATGGCAACCGCACCAAGGTGCAAAACGACCTGCAGCGTATCTACAAGTtgatcaagcagcagcacaagaTTTCCAAGACTTCTCAGCTCGAGATCAAGAGCCTGTACGGCGATGTTCTGCGCTCTTTGGCCATGAACGAGAGCCAGATTCTCCCCAAGGAGAATGGCAAGGGCCGAAAGCCGGGTCTCAAGGGCACAAACCCCAACAAGGGCCGAGTCGAGACCATCCCCTTCCTCCACCTCAAGAGAAAGACCCTGCACGGCTGGGACTACAGCAAGAAGCTCACTGCTGTCTACCTCAACTGTCTCGAGGAAGCCGCCAAGGATGGTGTCACCTTCCAGGACAAGCATGTCCTGATGACTGGTGCCGGTGCCGGTTCCATCGGTGCCGAGGTCCTGCAGGGCCTCATCAGTGGAGGTGCCAAGGTTGTGGTTACCACTAGCCGATTCTCTCGACAGGTGACCGAGTACTACCAGTCCATGTACAGCCGCTTTGGCTCTCGCGGATCGCAAATCGTTGTCGTTCCCTTCAACCAAGGAAGCAAGCAGGATGTGGAGGCTCTTGTCAACTACATCTACGATGCCAAGACCGGTCTCGGCTGGGATCTCGACTTCATCGTTCCCTTCGCTGCCATCCCTGAGAACGGCCGACAGATTGATAGCATCGATTCCAAGTCGGAGCTGGCTCACCGTATTATGCTCACCAACTTGATCCGCATGCTTGGCTGCGTCAAGACTCAGAAGGCTGAGCGTGGCTTTGAGACCCGTCCCGCCCAGGTCGTTCTCCCTCTGTCCCCCAACCACGGTACCTTCGGTAACGATGGTCTCTACTCCGAGTCCAAGCTGGCTCTTGAGACCCTCTTCAACCGATGGCACTCCGAGGACTGGGGCCACTACCTCACCATTTGCGGTGCTGTCATCGGATGGACTCGTGGTACTGGTCTCATGTCTGGCAACAACGTTGTTGCTGAGGGTGTGGAGGCGTTCGGCGTGCGAACCTTCTCCCAGCAAGAGATGGCCTTCAACTTGTTGGGCCTGATGTCAGCTACTATTGTTGATCTCTGCCAGTCAGAGCCCGTCTTTGCCGACTTGAACGGTGGCCTGCAATTCATCCCCAACCTGAACGAGTCCATGACCAAGCTCCGCAAGGATATCATGGAGACTAGCGAAATCCGCAGAGCAGTTACCAAGGAGAGCGCTATCGAGAACACCATTGTTAACGGAGCCGACTCCGAGGTACtttacaagaagaagaccatcGAGCCCCGTGCCAACATCAAGTGTGACTTCCCTCACCTGCCTGACTGGAAGACGGAGGTGGCCCCTCTCAACGACCAGCTGAAGGGCATGGTTGACTTGGAGAAGGTCATTGTCGTGACCGGTTTTGCGGAAGTTGGTCCCTGGGGTAACTCCCGAACTcgatgggagatggaggcctACGGCGAGTTTTCGCTCGAAGGTTGCATTGAAATGGCCTGGATCATGGGCCTTATCAAGAACCATAATGGTCCCCTCAAGGGCAAGCCTTACGCTGGCTGGGTTGATGCCAAGACTGGCGAGCCCGTCGATGACAAGGATGTCAAGCAGAAGTACGAGAAACACATTCTGGAGCACTCCGGTATTCGTTTGATCGAGCCCGAGCTTTTCGACGGATATGACcccaacaagaagcagctgctccacGAGGTCGTCATTCAAGAGGACCTGGAGCCTTTCGAGGCTTCCAAGGAGACTGCAGAGGAATTCCGACGCGAGCACGGTGACAAGGTGGAGATCTTCGAGATCCCCGAGAGTGGAGAGTACATTGTCCGGGTGAAGAAGGGCGCCTCGCTCTGGATCCCCAAGGCTCTGCGCTTTGACAGACTCGTCGCTGGTCAGATCCCGACTGGCTGGGATCCCAAGCGATATGGTGTCCCCGAGGACATCATCAGCCAGGTGGACCCTGTCACCCTGTTCCTTCTCGTGTCGACTGCCGAAGCTCTCCTGTCGTCTGGTATCACCGACCCCTATGAGTTCTACAAGTACGTTCACGTCTCTGAGGTTGGTAACATTGTTGGCTCTGGTATGGGTGGTGCTGCGGCCCTTCGTGGCATGCACAAGGCCCGATTCCTCGACAAGCCTCTTCAGAACGACATCTTGCAGGAGTCtttcatcaacaccatggcTGCATGGGTCAACATGTTGCTGCTCTCTTCGTCTGGACCTATCAAGACGCCTGTCGGCGCTTGTGCGACTGCTATTGAGTCTGTCGACATTGGTGTGGAGACTATTCTCGAAGGCAAGGCACGTATCTGTCTTGTCGGTGGTTTCGACGACTTTGGTGAGGAAGGCTCTTATGAGTTCGCCAACATGAAGGCCACCAGCAACAGTGTGGATGAGTTTGCCCATGGCCGTACACCCGGTGAAATGTCACGACCTACTACCACTACCCGAAACGGCTTCATGGAGTCTCAGGGATGCGGTGTCCAGGTCATCATGACTGCCCAGCTCGCTCTGGACATGGGTGTCCCGATCCACGGTATCCTTGCCTTTACCACCACCGCTTCCGACAAGATTGGACGATCCGTCCCTGCGCCTGGCAAGGGTGTCCTCACTTCTGCCCGAGAGCATGCTGGCAAGTTCCCATCGCCGCTGCTTGATATCAACTACCGCCGCCGACAGATTGAGCGCCGCAAAAAGCTGATCAAGCAGTGGGAGGAGTCTGAGTTGGAGTTCCTGCacgatgaggttgatgccATGAAGGCCCAGGGCGGTAAATTCGACGAGAAGGAGTACGCTCAGGACCGCATGCTGCACATCCAGAAGGAGGCCGCAAGACAAACAAAGGAGCTCCTCCGAAGCATGGGTAACAACTTCTGGAAGAGTGACCCAAGCATCGCTCCTCTCCGAGGTGCCCTTGCAACCTGGGGTCTTACCATTGATGATGTCAAGGTGGCCTCGTTCCACGGCACATCCACTGGCGCCAACGACAAGAACGAGTCTGCGGCCATCTGCCAGCAGCTGCGTCACCTTGGCCGAAGCGAGGGCAATGCCATTATGGGTGTCTTCCAAAAGTTCCTTACTGGTCACCCCAAGGGTGCTGCCGGTGCTTGGATGTTGAACGGCGGCCTCCAGATCCTCAACTCTGGATTGGTCCCTGGTAACAGAAACGCCGACAACATTGACCCCATCATGGAGCAATACGACCTGATTGTCTACCCCAGCCGTAGCATCCAGACTGACGGAGTCAAGGCTTTCTCCCTGACCTCTTTCGGTTTCGGACAGAAGGGAGCCCAGGCAGTCGGCGTTCACCCCAAGTACCTGTTCGCTACTCTCGACGAGAAGACTTACGATGCGTACCGCGTCAAGGTCGAGGCCCGACAGAAGAAGGCCTACCGCTACTTCCACAACGGAATGATCAGCAACACCCTGTTTGTCTCCAAGGCCAACGCGCCTTACAGCGATGACCAGCTCAGCGCTGTGCTGCTGAACCCCGATGCTCGTGTGAGCGAGGATaagaagacggcggagcTTAAGTATGCCGCCAACTTCATGAAGCAGTCTGAGAAGATCACTCCCGCGACCACCGTCAAGGAGACTCAGCAGGTCATCGAAGCGCTTGCGCACAAGGTGACGAGCAAGAACAGCAACGTCGGCGTTGATGTGGAGGATATTCCATCCTTCAACATTGATAATGACACGTTCATTGAGCGCAACTTCACCGCCGAAGAAGTGGCCTATTGCAAGACTGCCCCTAGCCCGCAGAGCTCATTTGCCGGCCGATGGAGTGCCAAGGAAGCTGTATTCAAGGCTCTTGGTGTTGCCAGCAAGGGAGCTGGCGCTGCCTTGAAGGACAttgagattctcaaggacGACACTGGCGCGCCTGTTGTTACT CTACATGGTGaagccgccgctgctgccaagcAGGCTGGTGTCAAGGAGGTCTCGGTCTCCATTTCACACGCCGACAAGCAGGCCGTTGCCGTAGCTGTTGCCCATTTCTAA